One Chlamydiota bacterium genomic window, TAAGCTCGAGGCTCGAGGCTGGAGGCTCGAGGGAAAAGCAAAAAAAGAAGATGTGTTTGCCTCGAGCTTCGAGCCTCGAGCCTCGAGCGGCTTTTCACCCGCAACACCCTCTGGTCCAATGAGATTTGTGAATAGAAAAGTAATGAGCACAAAAAATGAAGTAAATTTTTTTAGAAATGGGTTCATATTGATCAATAGATTTTCTTAACTAGAGATTCTCTTAACTACCTTATTTTGAATAAGTTATAGATCATTTAATACGAAAACATAAATTTTTTCACAAAATATCATTGATTAAGACACTTTTCAAAGCTTAGAAGTCAAAAAATTTTTATGATTTTTTTAATATCAATTTTAATATCAATGAGTTTCTTAACTTATTTGTATTAGGCTGATTCTAAAATATATTTTTGAATTTCTGGAAGGACCATAGAAAAAAAGAAAATGAATAATAAACTATAGACCGGAGACTGGCAACCGGTGACCCGCGACCAGAGACAGGTGACTATTCTTTGCTGCTTCCAATGTATTCTTAAGCAGCATGGCCACGGTCATGAGACCAATCCCGCCAGGGACGGGTGTTATGGCTTTTGCTTTTTGGGAGACCTCTTTAAAATCAACATCTCCAACTAAGCGGTATCCCTTTGGAGATTGGGGATCAATCACTCGGTTAATTCCTACATCAACCACAACCACTCCTTCTGAAATCCAACTCCCTTTAATCCATTCTGGTTTTCCGATAGCGGCGATGAGAATCTCGGCATTATGAATATGATCAATAATATTTTTTGTAGCCGAATGGCAAATGGTGACGGTTGCATTGGTCCCAAAATCTTTTTGAAAAAAAAGCGCCGCGGCAGGTTTTCCAACAATATTTGAGCGCCCTACCAGCACCACATGTTTACCTTGTATCGCGATGTTAGAGCGTTTCAATATTTCGACAATTCCAAGAGGAGTACAGGGAATAAATTGAGGATTTCCTAGAAGAAGCCGTCCTACATTAAAAGGATGAAAACCATCCACGTCTTTTTGGGGAA contains:
- a CDS encoding bifunctional 5,10-methylenetetrahydrofolate dehydrogenase/5,10-methenyltetrahydrofolate cyclohydrolase — its product is MSAQLLDGKKVSSEIKEEIRNETQSFTKKTGIKPGLAFVLVGEDPPSQAYVKSKSKACEEVGFFSETLIFSNQVSEKELLNAIEILNHRSDIHGMIVQHPLPSHIRESLVYESILPQKDVDGFHPFNVGRLLLGNPQFIPCTPLGIVEILKRSNIAIQGKHVVLVGRSNIVGKPAAALFFQKDFGTNATVTICHSATKNIIDHIHNAEILIAAIGKPEWIKGSWISEGVVVVDVGINRVIDPQSPKGYRLVGDVDFKEVSQKAKAITPVPGGIGLMTVAMLLKNTLEAAKNSHLSLVAGHRLPVSGL